From a region of the Alnus glutinosa chromosome 1, dhAlnGlut1.1, whole genome shotgun sequence genome:
- the LOC133882359 gene encoding chloride channel protein CLC-d yields MLSNHLQNGIETAKLVWSRLPSAEEVEQEDAGLLRKSDGSSVESLDYEIVENCAYWEEQEQRGKLYVGYNVVVKWFFALLIGIGTGLAAVFINISVENFAGWKFALTFNIIQKSYVAGFIVYVLINLVLVLSSVYIVTHFAPAAAGSGIPEIKGYLNGVDIHGVLLFRTLIGKIFGSIGSVGGGLALGKEGPLVHTGACIASLLGQGGSTKYHLNSRWLQVFKSDRDRRDLVTCGCAAGVAAAFRAPVGGVLFALEEVTSWWRSQLMWRVFFTSAIVAVVVRTAMGWCKSGSCGHFGSGGFIIWDLSDGQEDYSFEELLPMAIIGVIGGLLGALFNQLTLYISYWRRNHLHKKGNRVKIIEACLVSLITSFISFGLPLLRKCSPCPESDPDSGINCPRPPGMYGNYVNFYCSKEKEYNDLATIFFNTQDDAIRNLFSAKTIHEYSAQSLLTFLVMFYTLAVVTFGTAVPAGQFVPGIMIGSTYGRLVGMFVVNFYKKLNIEEGTYALLGAASFLGGSMRMTVSLCVIMVEITNNLKLLPLIMLVLLISKAVGDAFNEGLYEEQARLKGIPLLESRPKYQMRKMAAKEACGQRVVSLPRVVKVADVVSILRGNEHNGFPVIDHTRNGETLVSGLMLRSHLLVLLQSKVDFQHSPLPFDRRSGSRPTRHTPGEFLKPASSKGISIDDIHLSSDDLEMYIDLAPFLNPSPYIVPEDMSLTKVYNLFRQLGLRHVFVVPRPSRVLGLITRKDLLIEDNEESATVELQSTSVRTRHRDRSVSTRNGDAERPLLNGLLVQGHSTSG; encoded by the exons ATGCTCTCGAATCACCTGCAAAACGGGATCGAGACAGCGAAACTCGTGTGGTCGCGGCTCCCGAGTGCTGAGGAAGTTGAGCAAGAGGACGCCGGGCTCTTGCGGAAGAGCGATGGGAGCAGCGTCGAGAGCCTCGACTACGAAATCGTAGAGAACTGCGCCTATTGGGAAGAACAG GAGCAGAGAGGGAAGCTCTATGTTGGATATAATGTGGTGGTGAAGTGGTTCTTTGCTTTGCTCATTGGCATCG GTACGGGTTTAGCTGCTGTTTTCATAAATATTTCTGTTGAGAACTTTGCCGGCTGGAAGTTTGCATTGACTTtcaatataatacaaaaatcaTATGTGGCTGGGTTTATCGTATATGTATTAATCAACTTAGTTTTAGTCTTGTCCTCTGTATATATCGTTACGCATTTTGCACCAGCAGCAGCTGGATCTGGAATTCCTGAAATCAAAGGTTATTTAAATG GAGTTGATATTCATGGTGTCCTTCTTTTCAGAACCTTGATTGGAAAG ATATTTGGAAGCATTGGCTCAGTGGGAGGTGGTCTAGCTCTAGGGAAAGAAGGTCCTCTTGTTCATACTGGTGCTTGTATTGCTTCCTTGCTCGGACAA GGTGGATCCACAAAATATCATCTAAATTCCAGATGGTTGCAAGTTTTTAAGAGCGACCGGGATCGCCGTGATCTT GTGACCTGTGGGTGTGCAGCTGGAGTTGCTGCTGCTTTTAGAGCTCCAGTTGGTGGTGTATTATTTGCATTGGAAGAGGTTACATCttg GTGGAGGAGTCAACTTATGTGGCGTGTCTTTTTTACTTCTGCTATTGTGGCTGTCGTGGTGCGTACTGCAATGGGGTGGTGTAAGAGTGGAAGCTGTGGACATTTTGGCTCTGGTGGCTTCATAATATGGGACTTATCAGA TGGTCAAGAGGACTACTCTTTTGAGGAGTTGCTGCCAATGGCAATTATTGGAGTTATTGGAGGTCTACTAG GAGCATTGTTTAATCAGCTTACTCTTTATATATCATATTGGCGCCGAAATCATTTACACAAGAAAGGTAACCGAGTCAAG ATAATTGAAGCATGCCTTGTCTCCTTGATAACCTCATTTATTTCCTTTGGATTACCACTTCTAAGAAAATGCAGTCCATGCCCTGAATCAGATCCTGATTCTGGTATAAATTGCCCGAGGCCTCCTGGAATGTATGGGAATTATGTAAAT TTTTACTGCAGTAAGGAAAAGGAATACAACGACCTCGCAACTATTTTCTTCAATACACag GATGATGCCATAAGGAATTTGTTCAGTGCAAAAACCATTCACGAGTACAGTGCCCAAAGTTTGTTAACATTTTTG GTTATGTTTTATACCTTAGCTGTGGTGACATTTGGTACTGCTGTTCCAGCTGGTCAATTTGTTCCTGGAATAATGATAGGATCAACATATGGGCGTCTAGTTGGCATGTTTGTTGTTAACTTTTACAAGAAGCTCAACATCGAAGAGGGAAC ATATGCTTTACTGGGAGCTGCTTCTTTTCTTGGTGGTTCAATGCGGATGACAGTGTCTCTATGCGTCATTATGGTTGAGATCACAAATAACTTGAAACTTTTACCCCTTATCATGCTCGTTCTTCTTATTTCAAAG GCTGTTGGTGATGCTTTTAATGAAGGCCTATATGAAGAACAAGCACGACTGAAGGGCATTCCATTGCTGGAATCAAGACCTAAGTACCAGATGCGGAAAATGGCAGCAAAGGAGGCCTGTGGCCAAAGG GTGGTCTCCCTCCCTCGTGTTGTTAAGGTTGCAGATGTAGTTTCTATTTTACGGGGCAACGAACATAATGGTTTTCCT GTGATCGATCACACAAGAAATGGGGAAACACTTGTCAGTGGACTTATGCTTCGCAG TCATTTGTTGGTACTTCTGCAGTCTAAGGTAGATTTCCAGCATAGTCCTTTGCCCTTTGATCGAAGATCTGGATCCAGGCCTACCAG ACACACTCCTGGTGAATTTCTCAAACCTGCTTCCAGTAAAGGAATATCTATTGATGATATACATCTTAGTTCAGATGACTTGGAAATGTACATAGATCTTGCCCCATTTTTGAATCCATCTCCATACATTGTCCCTGAGGATATGTCTCTGACAAAG GTATATAATCTTTTCCGCCAACTAGGTTTGAGACATGTATTTGTTGTCCCTCGTCCATCTCGTGTGCTTGGTCTGATTACACGAAAGGATTTGTTGATTGAG GATAACGAGGAATCAGCTACAGTGGAGCTCCAATCGACTAGTGTAAG AACTCGGCATCGCGATAGAAGTGTGTCCACGAGGAACGGGGATGCAGAACGCCCACTGCTCAATGGTCTTCTAGTCCAAGGTCACAGTACATCCGGCTGA
- the LOC133858945 gene encoding mavicyanin has protein sequence MGLAESGVVVVLIMAMAVVHVSNAAVYKVGDSAGWTTMGNVDYKLWAAPRTFRVGDVIRFEYLAQFHNVMRVTHAMYKSCNASKPLATYTTGNDSITISTRGHHFFFCGVPGHCQAGQKVDINVPRNLSTAPSPSALASPLVPTASATAPSPNKAAALNDFKAVGGFAMLRLAMAIVVLLVSASA, from the exons ATGGGTTTGGCGGAGAGTGGCGTCGTCGTCGTTCTGATCATGGCGATGGCTGTGGTGCACGTGTCCAATGCTGCTGTGTACAAGGTTGGGGATTCCGCAGGTTGGACCACCATGGGTAATGTCGACTACAAGCTGTGGGCTGCTCCTAGGACCTTTCGAGTCGGTGACGTTATCC GTTTTGAGTACCTCGCCCAGTTTCACAACGTGATGCGAGTAACACATGCAATGTACAAGTCATGTAATGCGTCAAAACCTTTGGCCACCTATACTACCGGAAATGACTCCATTACTATCTCCACTCGTGGCCACCACTTCTTTTTCTGCGGCGTCCCCGGCCACTGCCAAGCCGGTCAAAAGGTCGACATTAATGTGCCTCGCAATCTTTCAACTGCTCCATCTCCGTCCGCGTTGGCCTCTCCTCTTGTCCCAACTGCAAGTGCAACCGCTCCTTCCCCCAATAAGGCGGCTGCATTGAACGATTTTAAGGCCGTCGGTGGTTTTGCTATGCTTCGGTTGGCTATGGCAATTGTTGTACTTTTGGTTTCTGCCTCCGCTTGA